In Brevibacillus brevis, a genomic segment contains:
- the lspA gene encoding signal peptidase II, protein MPFYLTWILVLIADQLTKLIVRLHLPEGETVFFWGLELTHYENAGMAFSLFQGYARLFAAVAVIFVIGILYFRKHEPKRGALVDVALGFLAGGAIGNAIDRIVFGRVTDFLVSPSGKGILNLADQAINVGIVLLAMGGVIHYVAGKARARARQGKG, encoded by the coding sequence ATGCCTTTTTATTTGACCTGGATCCTCGTACTCATCGCAGATCAACTCACCAAACTCATCGTCCGTCTGCATTTGCCTGAAGGGGAAACAGTTTTCTTCTGGGGCCTGGAGCTGACCCACTATGAAAATGCGGGCATGGCCTTTAGCCTCTTCCAGGGCTATGCGCGACTGTTTGCAGCAGTCGCTGTCATTTTCGTGATCGGGATCCTGTACTTCCGTAAGCATGAGCCAAAAAGAGGGGCCCTTGTCGATGTCGCCTTGGGATTTTTGGCGGGTGGGGCCATCGGGAATGCCATCGATCGGATCGTATTTGGCCGCGTAACCGACTTTTTGGTGTCACCTTCCGGAAAAGGGATCCTCAATCTGGCGGACCAAGCCATCAACGTAGGGATTGTTCTACTCGCGATGGGCGGCGTCATTCATTATGTGGCGGGTAAAGCAAGAGCGAGGGCAAGGCAGGGGAAAGGATGA